The Pseudomonas orientalis genome contains a region encoding:
- a CDS encoding VOC family protein, with amino-acid sequence MKVKILRTHLSLFVSDPDVSALWYADILGMHESARGESWVMMAFGTKHHDIALIRAEPGAHQGGLGLQHYGLEIEGDMTTLRQLYGMLLKKGVEVVKITDHEIGNGLYFNDPDCNRMEFFLETEHDDACGKARFKAARAPSRNITLDPLDPI; translated from the coding sequence ATGAAAGTCAAAATCCTTCGGACTCACTTATCGCTATTTGTGAGTGATCCTGATGTGTCGGCACTGTGGTACGCCGACATCCTGGGCATGCACGAAAGTGCCCGGGGCGAAAGTTGGGTCATGATGGCATTTGGCACCAAGCATCACGACATCGCCTTGATTCGTGCAGAACCGGGCGCCCACCAGGGCGGCCTGGGCCTGCAGCACTACGGATTGGAAATCGAAGGTGACATGACCACCTTGCGCCAGCTCTACGGCATGTTGCTGAAGAAGGGGGTGGAGGTGGTGAAAATTACCGATCATGAAATCGGCAACGGCCTGTATTTCAACGACCCCGATTGCAATCGTATGGAATTCTTTCTCGAGACCGAGCATGACGATGCGTGCGGCAAGGCCCGCTTCAAGGCCGCCCGCGCGCCGAGTCGCAACATCACGCTTGATCCCCTTGACCCGATTTGA
- a CDS encoding amino acid synthesis family protein codes for MKTANFASYHIRKWYSFVEETLANESGQLADGEPVFKYAVAAVIANPYAGRYSEDLAQLIEPSPLLGEEFGRRIQALAGARKIESYGKAILVGSAGEYEHGNAFLTNPAADPIRVALGGGKSWVPSTGKRGGPGSTIDVPLAHKDALYVRSHYDTFSVTFGDGPSPDELVVIWAFATRGRLHARLGGLKVEDVKGLDGLH; via the coding sequence ATGAAAACCGCGAATTTCGCCAGCTATCACATCCGCAAATGGTACAGCTTCGTCGAAGAAACCCTGGCTAACGAAAGTGGCCAGTTGGCCGATGGCGAACCGGTGTTCAAATACGCCGTGGCCGCCGTGATCGCCAACCCGTACGCCGGCCGTTACAGTGAAGACCTTGCGCAATTGATCGAGCCGTCGCCGTTGCTGGGCGAAGAGTTCGGCCGGCGCATTCAGGCCCTGGCCGGTGCCCGCAAGATCGAAAGCTACGGCAAGGCTATCCTGGTAGGTAGCGCGGGTGAGTACGAGCACGGCAACGCGTTCCTCACCAACCCGGCCGCCGACCCGATCCGCGTTGCCCTGGGCGGTGGCAAGTCGTGGGTGCCGTCCACCGGCAAGCGTGGCGGCCCGGGTTCGACCATCGACGTGCCGCTGGCGCACAAGGATGCACTTTACGTGCGCTCGCACTACGACACGTTCTCGGTGACATTCGGCGACGGCCCTTCGCCGGATGAGCTCGTCGTGATCTGGGCCTTCGCCACGCGTGGACGTCTGCATGCACGCCTGGGCGGGCTGAAAGTAGAAGATGTAAAGGGCCTTGACGGCCTGCACTGA
- a CDS encoding WD40/YVTN/BNR-like repeat-containing protein, with translation MSNGTLLVATVGQAVIRSADDGKTWHRLGLGQDLEFDAITRSLSVHPDTPERIYAGTDVGLCVSQDTGGHWQRIDSPFNGQTVWKVAVDPQDAQRIFVGTGAPSRAVLWRTLDGGLSWDRAPVEIPEFCDGVSRPRLLAFAYDPTDRNQLWFGLEEGGLFHSRDGGDSWTRVDDRLLWDYNSDIHNIVVLPNHGEKVIVVVCVNAVYRSLDEGLTWTGIVGREAFGLYYLRAMNAPLGTENELYLSISDGTPGTTSKILISRDAALTWTVLPLPQQPNSCVWAIAFNPANPRQIVAGTKYGHLFTSDNGGDSWQKHWREFSEIADVLWTPAVAQIKAGHQSIVKKN, from the coding sequence ATGAGTAACGGAACCCTTTTGGTCGCCACTGTCGGGCAAGCGGTGATTCGCAGCGCCGACGATGGCAAGACCTGGCACCGCCTGGGCCTGGGACAGGACCTCGAATTCGATGCGATCACCCGGTCCCTGAGTGTGCATCCCGACACCCCGGAGCGGATCTACGCCGGTACCGACGTGGGCTTGTGTGTCAGCCAGGACACCGGCGGGCATTGGCAGCGCATCGATTCGCCGTTCAACGGGCAGACCGTGTGGAAGGTGGCGGTCGACCCACAGGACGCCCAGCGGATTTTCGTCGGCACCGGCGCGCCGTCGCGTGCCGTGTTGTGGCGCACCCTGGACGGTGGCCTGAGCTGGGATCGCGCTCCGGTGGAGATCCCGGAATTCTGCGACGGCGTCAGCCGCCCGCGTTTGCTGGCCTTCGCCTATGACCCCACCGACCGCAACCAACTGTGGTTCGGCCTGGAAGAGGGTGGGCTGTTTCACTCCCGTGACGGCGGTGACAGCTGGACCCGCGTCGACGACCGGCTGCTGTGGGACTACAACTCGGACATCCACAACATTGTGGTACTGCCCAATCACGGTGAGAAAGTCATCGTGGTGGTTTGCGTCAATGCGGTCTACCGCAGCCTGGACGAGGGGCTGACCTGGACCGGCATTGTCGGTCGCGAAGCCTTCGGACTGTATTACCTGCGCGCCATGAACGCGCCGCTGGGCACGGAAAACGAGCTGTACCTGAGTATTTCCGATGGTACGCCAGGCACCACCAGCAAGATCCTGATATCCCGTGACGCTGCACTCACGTGGACCGTGCTGCCCCTGCCGCAACAACCCAACTCCTGCGTCTGGGCGATTGCCTTCAACCCGGCGAACCCGCGCCAGATCGTGGCGGGCACCAAGTATGGGCATTTGTTCACCTCCGACAATGGTGGCGATAGCTGGCAGAAGCACTGGCGCGAATTCAGCGAGATCGCAGATGTGCTCTGGACGCCTGCCGTGGCGCAGATCAAGGCCGGGCATCAATCCATCGTCAAGAAGAACTGA